One segment of Dolichospermum sp. DET69 DNA contains the following:
- a CDS encoding heterocyst differentiation related protein — protein sequence MSESMAFIGGVAVAGLAALVLLKGTNTPLSSNFAVSPQMPGTVMAPQMMQPPMQYGNYGQPVYSNQPPTAPNSDQRLEMEKLKMNMQIEKLKTDNEQLKLQNQQFQVQAQSWTQQQWQAQQANQQKMVTAQQQPEQNNWWSSPMLWAVGGATLTIGGGVVVAGVLSLFAPKQRATRTVQVIHPYNGQTPSLNPVRRAEFLPSSRMESRRVETAEYDDMH from the coding sequence ATGAGTGAAAGTATGGCATTTATTGGCGGAGTCGCGGTAGCTGGGTTAGCGGCTTTAGTCTTGCTGAAAGGGACAAATACCCCTCTATCATCTAACTTTGCTGTCAGCCCCCAAATGCCGGGGACAGTCATGGCACCCCAGATGATGCAGCCCCCTATGCAGTATGGTAATTATGGGCAACCTGTCTATTCTAATCAGCCCCCAACCGCTCCTAATTCTGATCAGCGGCTAGAAATGGAAAAGCTGAAAATGAATATGCAGATAGAGAAGTTGAAAACTGACAATGAACAACTAAAGTTACAAAACCAACAATTCCAGGTACAAGCTCAAAGCTGGACTCAACAGCAATGGCAAGCTCAACAAGCTAATCAACAAAAAATGGTTACTGCACAGCAACAACCCGAACAAAATAACTGGTGGTCTTCACCAATGCTTTGGGCTGTGGGTGGTGCTACGTTGACTATTGGTGGGGGTGTAGTGGTGGCTGGTGTTCTCTCCTTATTTGCACCCAAACAGCGGGCTACCCGGACTGTTCAGGTAATTCATCCCTACAATGGACAAACACCGTCTTTAAATCCCGTGCGTCGGGCTGAGTTTTTACCTTCCTCACGGATGGAATCTAGAAGGGTGGAAACGGCAGAATACGACGATATGCACTAA
- the trpA gene encoding tryptophan synthase subunit alpha: MTAISRCFENLRRNQECALIPFITAGDPDLETTAKALQVLDNSGADIIELGVPYSDPLADGPVIQAAATRALARGTTLEQVLEMLKGISPSLRSPIILFTYYNPILYRGVDKFLGQIKDAGVSGLVVPDLPLEESAGLIKPAAEMGIDLTLLVAPTSSPERIEAIARASQGFIYLVSVTGVTGIRTELQGRVSDLLQQIRHVTDKPIGVGFGISDVEQARQVKAWGADAAIVGSAIVKRLAEGTPEQGLEAIAQFCQSLKTAIKNPS, encoded by the coding sequence ATGACTGCTATTTCTCGTTGCTTTGAAAATTTGAGACGGAATCAAGAATGCGCGTTGATTCCCTTTATTACGGCTGGTGATCCAGATTTAGAAACTACAGCTAAGGCTTTGCAGGTTCTAGATAATTCTGGCGCTGATATTATTGAGTTGGGTGTACCCTATTCTGATCCTTTGGCTGATGGTCCAGTGATTCAAGCTGCGGCTACTCGCGCTTTGGCACGGGGGACTACTTTAGAGCAAGTATTAGAAATGCTCAAAGGCATTAGTCCGAGTTTGCGATCGCCTATTATTTTATTTACCTATTACAATCCGATTTTATATCGAGGCGTGGATAAGTTTCTGGGACAAATTAAAGATGCTGGAGTATCCGGTTTAGTTGTGCCTGATTTGCCCTTGGAAGAGTCAGCAGGACTAATCAAACCAGCGGCAGAAATGGGAATAGATTTAACCTTATTGGTAGCTCCTACGAGTTCTCCTGAAAGAATAGAAGCGATCGCTCGCGCCTCCCAAGGATTTATCTATTTGGTCAGTGTTACTGGTGTCACAGGAATCCGAACCGAACTACAAGGACGAGTTTCTGATTTGCTCCAGCAAATTCGTCATGTGACAGATAAACCTATCGGTGTTGGGTTTGGGATTTCTGATGTTGAGCAAGCGCGACAAGTGAAAGCATGGGGCGCAGATGCCGCAATTGTCGGTAGTGCCATTGTGAAGCGACTGGCAGAAGGCACACCAGAACAGGGATTAGAAGCGATCGCTCAATTTTGCCAAAGTCTCAAGACAGCCATCAAAAATCCCTCTTAA
- a CDS encoding DUF3007 family protein codes for MRRIDAIGIGFGVFVAGGLAYVGLQLVGLDSQNAGIWSQVLLIAGLIGWLCTYLFRAMGNKMTYHQQREAYETAFLQKRLDELSPEELAKLQAEMAQDKESQV; via the coding sequence ATGCGACGTATTGACGCGATTGGTATTGGCTTCGGCGTTTTTGTAGCTGGTGGCTTGGCTTATGTGGGTTTGCAGCTAGTAGGGTTAGATAGTCAGAATGCTGGTATCTGGAGTCAAGTTTTATTGATAGCTGGCTTAATTGGCTGGTTATGTACCTATCTTTTCCGAGCAATGGGGAATAAAATGACCTACCATCAACAACGAGAAGCTTATGAAACGGCTTTTTTGCAAAAGCGTCTTGATGAACTTTCTCCTGAAGAATTAGCCAAACTTCAAGCTGAGATGGCACAAGACAAAGAATCTCAGGTTTAG
- the ndhL gene encoding NAD(P)H-quinone oxidoreductase subunit L, whose translation MAVRNMVVALLYLSLAGAYLLVIPIAVFFYLNLRWYTCGSVERVFMYFLVFFFFPGLLVLSPFVNLNPRPRQIV comes from the coding sequence ATTGCGGTAAGGAATATGGTTGTAGCACTACTGTATCTGAGTTTGGCTGGCGCTTATTTGCTGGTAATACCCATTGCTGTCTTTTTCTACTTGAACTTAAGATGGTATACGTGTGGTTCTGTGGAACGGGTGTTTATGTACTTTTTAGTGTTCTTTTTCTTTCCGGGGTTGCTTGTTCTCTCCCCGTTTGTGAATTTGAATCCCCGTCCCCGACAAATTGTTTAA
- a CDS encoding polysaccharide deacetylase family protein, producing MSPNYNSINNYNKTIKIISLATIALSLTACTSTSITPQLKTNTEPLKLAIPNNQANSKSQPPAKVENLTFTVPEKYQAKTVYKVEPSNKEKVIALTIDDGPWPKTTAEMLDILKQNDVKATFFWVGSALQENPEIAKRVVAEGHAIGNHTWHHWYRNMDEATAKSEIERTNDLIYKTTGVKTSFFRPPGGYLNNGLATYAKSKKNSVVMWSVTSADTDPRAKYQVFIKNILRDAKPGAIVLMHDGGGNRERTVKALPEIISGLKQQGYRFVTVPQLLEMEH from the coding sequence ATGTCGCCAAATTATAATTCAATTAATAACTACAACAAAACCATAAAAATAATTAGTCTTGCCACAATAGCATTATCTCTAACTGCTTGTACCAGCACCTCAATTACACCACAATTAAAAACAAACACTGAACCATTAAAACTTGCTATTCCTAATAATCAAGCTAATTCCAAATCACAGCCACCGGCTAAAGTTGAAAACCTGACTTTTACCGTTCCTGAAAAATATCAAGCCAAAACAGTTTATAAAGTTGAACCCAGCAATAAAGAAAAAGTCATTGCACTAACAATTGATGATGGTCCATGGCCAAAAACCACCGCAGAAATGTTAGATATCCTTAAACAAAATGATGTGAAAGCCACATTTTTTTGGGTAGGAAGTGCGTTACAGGAAAATCCCGAAATAGCTAAACGAGTTGTAGCTGAAGGCCATGCTATTGGTAATCATACCTGGCATCATTGGTATCGAAATATGGATGAAGCCACAGCCAAAAGTGAAATTGAACGCACAAATGACCTAATTTACAAAACTACAGGTGTGAAAACATCCTTTTTTCGTCCTCCAGGAGGCTATTTAAACAACGGATTAGCCACTTATGCTAAAAGTAAAAAGAATTCCGTTGTTATGTGGTCAGTGACTTCAGCAGATACAGATCCGCGCGCAAAATATCAAGTCTTTATTAAAAATATTCTCAGAGATGCTAAACCCGGCGCTATTGTTTTAATGCACGATGGTGGCGGAAATCGTGAAAGAACGGTAAAAGCCTTGCCAGAAATCATTAGCGGACTTAAACAGCAAGGCTACCGATTTGTGACAGTTCCTCAACTCCTGGAAATGGAGCATTGA
- a CDS encoding transposase — MLVFEFKTYGKSVQFSAVDDAIRTAQFVRNSCIRLWMDVKDTGKNDLQKYCAVLAANFPFANELNSMARQASAERAWSSISRFYDNCKKNIPGLKGYPQFQKDCRSVEYKTSGWKLSEDRKSITFTDKKGIGRLKIKGTRDLHFYQINQIKRVRLVKRADGYYCQFCIDVNRQEDITPSGNTVGLDVGLKEYYTDSNGVMIENPKFLRIGEKILKRSQRRVSRKVKGSKNRGKARQILGKRHLKISRKRKDHAVKLARCVVQSNDLISYEDLRIKNMVKNHCLAKSINDASWYQFRVWLEYFGKVFKRVTVAVNPQYTSQECSGCGEIVKKSLSTRTHICKCGCVMDRDENAARNILSRGLSTVGHTGTFMLDMSNALGDKTSTCAGEILDEQVMSLIKESQRL; from the coding sequence ATGCTAGTTTTTGAGTTCAAAACTTACGGGAAATCAGTTCAATTTAGCGCAGTAGATGATGCAATTCGCACCGCTCAATTCGTTCGGAATAGCTGTATTCGGCTATGGATGGACGTAAAAGATACGGGCAAAAACGACTTGCAGAAATATTGCGCTGTTTTGGCGGCTAATTTTCCATTCGCTAATGAACTTAACTCAATGGCACGACAAGCCAGCGCCGAACGAGCATGGTCTTCTATTTCTCGGTTTTACGATAACTGTAAAAAGAATATTCCTGGATTAAAGGGATATCCTCAGTTTCAAAAAGACTGCCGTTCTGTCGAATACAAAACATCAGGATGGAAGCTTTCAGAAGATCGTAAATCTATCACATTCACTGATAAAAAAGGTATTGGTAGATTAAAGATCAAAGGGACTCGTGATTTGCATTTTTATCAAATAAATCAAATTAAACGAGTTAGGTTAGTTAAACGGGCTGATGGCTATTATTGTCAGTTTTGCATTGATGTTAATCGCCAAGAAGATATAACTCCATCAGGAAATACAGTTGGATTAGATGTAGGCTTGAAAGAATACTACACTGACTCCAATGGTGTGATGATTGAGAATCCTAAATTTCTGCGTATTGGAGAAAAGATTCTTAAACGTTCACAACGTCGTGTTTCCAGAAAAGTCAAAGGTTCAAAAAATAGAGGCAAAGCTAGACAGATTTTAGGTAAACGCCACCTCAAAATAAGTAGGAAACGTAAAGACCATGCTGTGAAATTAGCACGGTGCGTAGTTCAGTCAAACGACTTGATATCCTACGAAGATTTGAGAATTAAAAATATGGTGAAAAATCATTGTCTAGCCAAGTCTATCAACGACGCATCTTGGTATCAGTTTCGTGTCTGGCTTGAATATTTCGGGAAAGTATTCAAGAGAGTCACAGTAGCGGTCAATCCGCAATATACAAGCCAAGAATGCTCTGGCTGTGGTGAAATTGTCAAAAAATCTCTATCCACCAGAACGCATATTTGTAAATGCGGTTGTGTGATGGATAGAGATGAAAATGCAGCTAGAAATATCCTAAGTCGAGGATTGAGTACGGTAGGGCATACCGGAACTTTCATGCTAGACATGAGCAACGCTTTGGGAGATAAGACCTCTACTTGTGCTGGAGAAATCCTGGACGAGCAAGTCATGTCTTTGATCAAAGAATCTCAGCGGCTTTAG
- a CDS encoding HNH endonuclease: MISAIQVLEQSVVVFSQNYLPLCRVNIKRAIVLLVSNKAEPLEFSTEEGWLIHSSRFVLSVPKHIRLKITATERMWKVPAVNRREVLRRDHSSCQYCGTNKHLTLDHVIPRSKGGRHTWDNVVIACAKCNSRKGDKTPAEAGMPLRKLPKAPVHPTVTFAEKFWIDMQANLE; this comes from the coding sequence GTGATCAGCGCAATCCAAGTATTAGAGCAATCTGTGGTCGTGTTTTCCCAGAATTACTTGCCACTGTGTCGGGTAAATATCAAGCGGGCGATAGTGTTGCTAGTCAGCAATAAAGCCGAACCATTGGAATTTTCTACAGAAGAAGGTTGGTTGATTCACTCATCTAGATTTGTCCTCTCTGTACCCAAACACATTCGCTTAAAAATTACTGCGACAGAACGAATGTGGAAAGTTCCAGCGGTGAATCGTCGGGAGGTTTTGCGACGAGATCATAGCAGTTGTCAATATTGCGGTACTAACAAACATCTCACCCTAGATCATGTCATCCCCCGATCTAAAGGCGGCCGACATACTTGGGATAACGTAGTCATAGCTTGCGCGAAATGTAATTCTCGTAAAGGCGATAAAACACCTGCTGAAGCTGGGATGCCCTTGCGGAAATTACCTAAAGCACCTGTTCATCCGACTGTGACATTTGCTGAGAAGTTTTGGATTGATATGCAAGCAAACCTGGAATAA
- a CDS encoding GAF domain-containing sensor histidine kinase, which translates to MRKPLLSPQKYINNGQQLHTSSGNMMQRQEEIADILPQKINKIIANSSLTSSILPDIAHAIGVTFNIDFCLVTAVSDTSGETITAYWCSEQFLGLSQVKEILADKELLFELPVVQCADQKLTIEDISLIQKTLVSGWQDIPLPMKSVLSISTRFNGQSNGVISLIKFQPYQWQELEIRGLQSINSCCAIAFVQIAQLQILATQKQHLHKANQHHNLIQQLTIFNRSKLGLNQMLQLVITSTAQALEVDRGLLILFKYADPLFRNLPQQQIPKVKATLVGAWTKDTHTTAIGELDNLEQFFWVSDCSLCQLLFTDPGKPIMTNNCTDKNTSNPAALFAIEEFPQTMLMPLESQGKVLGFVVLQQATTRNWETTDLNFIEMLCAQLSVAVIQSQTLRQVQTLVDERTQQLKRSLEVQAKLYERTRQYVEQLQKLNDLKDEFVSNISDRLRYPLTNMLMSIRNLRLPGISPERQDRYLNILESECTKEINLINDLLTLKKLESHQEAPQFESLDLNTKIQNLLTSFDQQFIDKELSISVELPNQPLKLQTEVESFDRIIQELLTNVCKYSEHDTTVRVRVTHQVADELDQAIIRVTNTGQGISEEEAAYIFDKFRRGKGRWIPGTGLGLALVKSLVQHLHGAITVESVSIPDSQLSEISFTLTIPLSSPPN; encoded by the coding sequence ATGAGAAAACCTTTATTATCACCGCAAAAATATATAAATAATGGACAACAACTACATACATCTTCAGGTAATATGATGCAGCGCCAAGAGGAAATTGCTGATATTTTACCACAAAAGATTAATAAAATTATTGCTAATAGTTCGCTCACATCCTCCATTCTACCAGACATTGCTCATGCCATAGGAGTAACATTTAACATAGACTTTTGCTTGGTTACAGCAGTAAGTGATACATCTGGTGAAACGATAACGGCTTATTGGTGCAGTGAACAATTTTTGGGTCTATCACAAGTTAAAGAGATATTAGCTGATAAAGAATTGCTGTTTGAGTTACCCGTGGTGCAATGTGCAGATCAAAAATTAACTATTGAGGATATTTCTCTTATTCAAAAAACCTTAGTCAGTGGTTGGCAAGATATACCACTACCAATGAAATCTGTTTTGTCCATTTCTACACGATTTAATGGTCAAAGTAATGGCGTAATTAGTCTGATTAAATTCCAACCTTATCAATGGCAAGAATTAGAAATTAGAGGATTACAATCAATAAATTCATGTTGTGCCATCGCTTTTGTGCAAATAGCACAATTACAGATTTTAGCTACTCAAAAACAACATCTACACAAGGCTAATCAGCATCACAATTTGATTCAACAATTAACTATCTTTAATCGGAGTAAATTGGGGTTGAATCAAATGCTCCAGTTAGTTATTACTTCCACGGCTCAAGCCTTAGAAGTAGATCGGGGGTTATTGATTTTATTCAAATATGCAGATCCATTATTTAGAAATCTTCCTCAGCAGCAAATACCCAAGGTTAAAGCAACTTTAGTAGGAGCATGGACTAAGGACACACATACTACCGCTATTGGTGAATTAGATAACTTGGAGCAGTTTTTCTGGGTATCTGATTGTAGTTTATGTCAGCTTTTATTTACAGATCCAGGAAAACCAATCATGACTAATAATTGTACAGATAAAAATACTAGTAATCCTGCTGCTTTGTTTGCAATTGAAGAGTTTCCGCAGACGATGCTAATGCCTTTAGAAAGTCAAGGTAAAGTTTTAGGATTTGTAGTTTTACAACAAGCTACTACCCGCAATTGGGAAACAACAGACTTAAATTTCATAGAAATGCTTTGCGCTCAATTAAGTGTTGCTGTCATTCAGTCCCAAACATTACGACAAGTGCAAACTTTAGTAGATGAACGGACCCAACAACTCAAACGCAGTTTAGAAGTACAAGCAAAATTGTATGAAAGAACTCGGCAATATGTAGAACAACTACAAAAACTTAATGACCTCAAAGATGAATTTGTCAGCAACATTAGCGATCGCTTGCGCTATCCTTTAACAAATATGCTCATGTCTATTCGTAATTTACGTCTACCTGGAATATCTCCAGAACGTCAAGACCGATATTTAAACATCTTAGAATCAGAATGTACTAAAGAAATTAACTTAATTAATGACCTGTTAACCCTCAAGAAACTGGAATCTCACCAAGAAGCACCACAATTTGAAAGTCTAGATTTAAATACTAAGATTCAAAACCTCCTCACTTCCTTTGATCAACAATTTATAGATAAAGAATTAAGTATTTCCGTAGAATTACCGAATCAGCCTTTAAAGCTGCAAACAGAAGTAGAAAGTTTTGATCGAATTATCCAAGAACTATTAACCAATGTTTGTAAATATTCGGAGCATGATACAACTGTTCGGGTAAGAGTCACTCACCAAGTTGCAGATGAACTTGATCAGGCTATTATTAGAGTGACAAATACAGGACAGGGAATATCTGAAGAAGAAGCAGCTTATATCTTTGATAAATTCCGTCGTGGTAAAGGCCGCTGGATTCCCGGAACTGGCTTAGGACTTGCTTTGGTGAAGTCTTTAGTGCAACATCTTCATGGAGCGATCACTGTTGAAAGTGTTTCCATTCCTGATTCCCAACTCAGTGAAATTAGTTTTACACTAACTATTCCCCTATCTTCTCCACCTAATTAG
- a CDS encoding AarF/ABC1/UbiB kinase family protein — MIAKSKKFRWQKTKYSVLSRQIDIFMAAGKFMLYLWWDSIFPQDSLQHQKNRAAWLVNTLIDLGPTFIKIGQSLSTRADLLPLEYIEALGTLQDQVPAFSSQEAMSMIQLELGKPVQLIYKEFESNPLAAASLGQVHRAKLYTGEDVVVKIQRPGLEALFNLDFKILLQLIKFCNRYFVGMRKYNLNLIYDEFFNLLFQEIDYIQEGKNSDKFRENFQGHSHIIVPKVYWQYTTTKILTLEYKPGIKINDKATLQACGINLTKINERGISCYLKQLLQDGFFQVDPHPGNMAINPDGSIIFYDFGMMSEIGTLDKDQMIKTFFAILKKDSNEVVDTLISMGLIEPMPNMTPVKRLITFLLDKFTDKPLDVKALGEVKSELYEMFEQQPFRLPAQMIFILKALTTLDGIARTLDPQYNLTASAQPFVRSIAITKSKGNAIAQLSKQTKDFLQYQLTKPNRTEVLFKKLEERVERGELQLIVKNVESDRILRRIYLAVKALIYACLTGFSLLSGLILMINKYNNWAIAVFCICGFCLYLLVRSLTKLAVREKIEKMG, encoded by the coding sequence ATGATCGCAAAATCTAAAAAATTTCGTTGGCAAAAAACTAAATATTCGGTTTTATCTCGACAAATAGACATTTTCATGGCTGCGGGTAAATTTATGTTATATCTTTGGTGGGATAGTATTTTTCCCCAAGATTCTTTACAACATCAGAAAAATCGCGCCGCTTGGTTGGTTAATACTTTAATTGATTTAGGACCTACTTTTATTAAAATTGGTCAATCTTTATCAACCCGTGCTGATTTATTACCTTTAGAATATATAGAGGCTTTGGGAACTTTACAAGATCAAGTTCCCGCTTTTAGTAGTCAAGAAGCCATGAGTATGATTCAATTAGAATTAGGTAAACCTGTTCAACTTATCTATAAAGAATTTGAATCTAATCCTTTAGCTGCTGCTAGTTTAGGTCAAGTTCATAGAGCTAAATTATACACAGGTGAAGATGTAGTTGTTAAAATACAACGTCCAGGTTTAGAAGCTTTATTTAATTTAGATTTTAAGATATTATTACAATTAATTAAATTTTGTAATCGTTATTTTGTGGGAATGAGGAAATATAATTTAAACTTAATTTATGATGAATTTTTTAATTTATTATTTCAGGAAATTGATTATATTCAAGAAGGTAAAAATTCTGATAAATTCAGAGAAAATTTTCAGGGACATTCTCACATAATTGTCCCTAAAGTATATTGGCAATATACCACTACTAAAATATTAACTTTAGAATATAAACCGGGAATTAAAATTAATGATAAAGCTACATTACAAGCCTGTGGTATTAATCTTACTAAAATAAATGAAAGGGGTATTAGTTGTTATTTAAAGCAATTATTACAAGATGGATTTTTTCAAGTAGATCCTCATCCAGGAAATATGGCAATTAATCCAGATGGTAGTATTATTTTCTATGATTTTGGCATGATGTCAGAAATCGGAACTTTAGATAAAGATCAAATGATTAAAACTTTTTTTGCTATCTTAAAAAAGGATAGTAATGAAGTAGTAGATACTCTCATAAGCATGGGATTAATTGAACCTATGCCCAATATGACTCCAGTTAAAAGATTAATCACATTTTTATTAGATAAATTTACTGATAAACCCTTGGATGTTAAAGCATTGGGTGAGGTAAAAAGTGAACTTTATGAAATGTTTGAACAGCAACCATTTCGCTTACCGGCTCAAATGATATTTATTCTTAAAGCCTTAACCACATTAGATGGTATTGCGAGAACTTTAGATCCTCAATATAATCTTACAGCATCAGCCCAACCGTTTGTCAGAAGCATAGCAATTACAAAAAGTAAAGGCAATGCGATAGCTCAATTAAGTAAACAAACTAAGGATTTTCTGCAATATCAACTCACAAAACCGAATAGAACCGAAGTTTTATTTAAAAAATTAGAAGAAAGAGTTGAAAGGGGAGAGTTACAATTAATAGTTAAAAATGTTGAAAGCGATCGCATATTAAGACGAATTTATCTAGCAGTCAAAGCCTTAATCTATGCTTGTTTAACCGGATTTAGTCTTTTATCAGGATTAATCTTGATGATCAATAAGTATAATAATTGGGCAATAGCGGTTTTTTGTATATGTGGTTTTTGCCTGTATTTATTGGTGAGATCACTAACGAAATTAGCAGTGAGAGAGAAAATAGAAAAAATGGGTTAA
- a CDS encoding GMC family oxidoreductase, with translation MSLDNNFPGKKWDICIVGTGAAGGILAHQLAMNNFSVISLEHGEKIDNNYFSNQLNPEHEENFGIAADMPWPLDQPESFHYDNFQANQLYAKSDILSTSSSSAEVFRNHQIFRLNGKQNLWNGVCLRYSERDFRGQDYGDSNSNWPISYADVEDHYTAVERLIGVCGTKEGLDCLPDGEFIPAKPLRPADKIVMEAVKKVSGVNIKAIPNRKAVETRPEVAHHCQSCGACHYGCSSGSMYKFSSHLLPQIIHRSNYQIRYNCKVIRLQRKQDSHQISAVEYIDIKTSQRFQIEAKIFILAAGAMETPRILFNSHDDLFPQGYANSSETLGCYLQDNIKANVGTSLLKLIGRQEKYDVGFGDNILLPRFLFDNKNFRGGYMAQYHNSYPKRPYYLDGLETCPSWMKKHLAKLLFKSYAVILFQGKPEVKKSNRVVPSQELDIYGIPKVDVDYEVTENDLRMQQSMISYGKQILRKCSGTVMFAYTSKPGNSIHYAGTCRMANNSYEGVLNKNLRSFDHENLYICDGSVIPEISEKNYTLTIMALAHRLALYLSKEIKIG, from the coding sequence ATGAGCCTAGATAATAATTTTCCAGGAAAAAAATGGGACATTTGTATTGTCGGTACTGGTGCAGCAGGAGGAATATTAGCACATCAGTTAGCAATGAATAATTTTTCAGTAATTTCCTTAGAACATGGAGAAAAAATTGATAACAATTACTTCTCAAACCAATTAAATCCTGAACATGAGGAAAATTTCGGAATTGCTGCTGATATGCCTTGGCCTTTAGACCAACCAGAATCATTTCACTATGATAACTTTCAGGCAAATCAACTGTATGCTAAAAGTGACATATTGTCGACTTCATCCAGTTCCGCAGAAGTTTTTCGTAACCATCAGATTTTTCGACTTAATGGCAAGCAAAATTTATGGAATGGTGTTTGCCTAAGATATTCAGAAAGAGATTTTCGCGGTCAAGATTACGGAGATTCTAATTCAAATTGGCCAATTAGCTACGCCGATGTTGAAGATCATTACACAGCAGTTGAAAGATTAATAGGTGTTTGTGGGACTAAAGAAGGTCTCGATTGTTTACCAGATGGAGAATTTATTCCAGCCAAACCACTGCGTCCTGCTGACAAAATTGTGATGGAAGCCGTAAAAAAAGTCAGTGGTGTGAATATTAAAGCTATTCCCAATCGGAAAGCGGTGGAAACACGTCCAGAAGTTGCTCATCATTGTCAAAGTTGTGGTGCTTGTCATTATGGCTGTAGTTCTGGAAGTATGTATAAGTTTTCTAGCCATTTACTTCCACAAATAATTCACAGAAGTAACTACCAAATTAGATATAACTGTAAAGTCATCCGTTTGCAAAGGAAACAAGATTCTCATCAAATTTCTGCTGTCGAATATATAGATATTAAAACGTCCCAGAGATTTCAAATTGAGGCTAAGATTTTTATCCTAGCTGCTGGTGCTATGGAAACACCAAGAATCCTATTTAATTCTCACGATGATTTATTCCCACAAGGATATGCAAATAGTTCCGAAACTTTAGGATGTTACCTGCAAGATAATATTAAGGCCAACGTAGGTACTTCTTTACTGAAGCTGATTGGCAGGCAAGAAAAATATGATGTTGGTTTTGGAGATAATATATTACTACCTCGATTTTTGTTTGATAATAAAAACTTTCGCGGTGGGTATATGGCGCAATACCATAATTCATATCCTAAACGACCTTACTATTTAGATGGATTGGAAACTTGTCCAAGTTGGATGAAAAAGCATCTAGCAAAATTACTGTTTAAAAGCTATGCTGTCATACTTTTTCAAGGCAAACCTGAAGTTAAGAAATCAAACCGTGTTGTTCCCAGTCAAGAGCTAGATATTTATGGAATTCCCAAAGTTGATGTTGATTATGAAGTAACAGAAAATGACCTTCGTATGCAGCAAAGCATGATTTCCTACGGGAAGCAGATCCTCCGCAAATGCTCAGGAACTGTGATGTTTGCGTATACATCCAAGCCGGGAAACTCAATTCACTATGCTGGTACGTGCCGCATGGCCAACAATAGTTATGAAGGAGTTTTGAATAAAAATTTAAGGTCATTCGACCACGAAAATCTTTACATTTGTGATGGCAGCGTTATTCCTGAAATATCCGAAAAGAACTATACGTTGACAATTATGGCTTTAGCTCATCGTTTGGCATTATATTTATCTAAAGAGATAAAAATAGGTTAA